A window of Diadema setosum chromosome 2, eeDiaSeto1, whole genome shotgun sequence contains these coding sequences:
- the LOC140238524 gene encoding uncharacterized protein — protein sequence MENPMFSVDSSSSTAVDCGNHQEQVSFEYKRFDIKTHSRCLKDVLKKYRWVLPYCTVAAVLIACGTLVGLIVVSAKLSYTSSILQIQAEDLKTLNQTQVTGQSRIAPSKEQGPADGRSQLVSSGNNYIRWGVTECPDTSSLIYLGVTASGSSATQNPGGGSNYLCLTSDPEYSMVVGGRQDARSKIFGAEYRNGINFGHQTNLHGHDVPCVSCLTKGRQNILMVPGTASCPTNWTKEYNGFVMAARHNLMRTSYICVDHDAVERPGTSAEDAMSSTLFPVEGICGTGGGLPCRPYVDGYELQCVVCSL from the exons ATGGAGAATCCGATGTTTTCGGTGGACTCCTCCTCCTCAACGGCTGTGGACTGTGGAAACCACCAAGAACAGGTATCTTTCGAATACAAACGATTTGACATCAAAACCCACTCCAGGTGCCTGAAGGACGTTCTGAAGAAATACAG ATGGGTCCTACCGTATTGCACTGTAGCCGCTGTCCTCATTGCCTGCGGGACCCTAGTGGGCCTAATAGTGGTGAGCGCCAAACTTAGTTACACAAGCTCCATACTACAGATACAAGCTGAGGACCTCAAGACTCTCAATCAGACCCAAGTCACCGGACAGTCCAGGATTGCGCCCAGCAAAGAGCAG GGACCAGCTGATGGTAGATCCCAACTAGTCTCTTCAGGAAACAACTACATTCGTTGGGGTGTCACGGAGTGCCCCGATACATCATCTCTCATCTATTTAG GAGTGACAGCCTCTGGAAGCAGCGCTACGCAGAATCCAGGAGGTGGCAGCAACTACCTGtgtttgacctctgaccctgaATACAGTATGGTCGTGGGTGGACGACAAGATGCGCGATCAAAGATCTTCGGTGCGGAGTACAGGAATGGCATCAATTTCGGCCACCAGACAAATTTACATGGTCAC GACGTGCCATGTGTTTCTTGTTTGACGAAAGGCCGACAAAATATTCTCATGGTCCCTGGGACGGCAAGTTGTCCGACCAACTGGACGAAGGAGTACAACGGTTTCGTTATGGCTGCCAGACACAACCTG ATGCGAACGTCCTACATCTGTGTGGATCATGATGCCGTCGAACGACCGGGCACATCGGCCGAAGATGCGATGAGCTCAACCCTTTTCCCCGTAGAGGGCATATGCGGTACAGGCGGTGGCTTACCGTGCAGGCCGTATGTTGACGGATATGAACTTCAATGTGTTGTATGTTCACTGTAA